The following are from one region of the Onthophagus taurus isolate NC unplaced genomic scaffold, IU_Otau_3.0 ScKx7SY_15, whole genome shotgun sequence genome:
- the LOC111415931 gene encoding fibrinogen-like protein 1, which translates to MVKMKNFLLILIFSQVVKTQLHYNSPTSIKTLMSDIVEMKKSISELGEKTTRCDEIGSYQPFFHTLLSTLQLSINKLSFLDEKININTKIEIKINELEEKLERSFKQINNKLEENKQNEDLEKILNKLNNVENVENVLNENIKFQNVKIQKLFDGYNKLKVAETLPLLLKVKLNDLNAILNQTPSKLDDISTKINILENSVKQINNKLEENEVFEKVLNKINKVENNTENVINTLEKNDIENVLRENLKFQNVSIEKLIEKCRKTEDTQFILSECFNYTSLNSFKRLSLTSEFYASFHNAAKLCENGWLVIQRRGSFEQQERFNRSWNDYKYGFGDLNKEFWLGNDFLYLLSHQNHLKLRVELETFNEKRSWAEYDSFKIGNEDENYQLKIGDYSGTAGDYLSRHNNKNFSTFDKNNDVSCTRYIKKTGWWFCECNDNNLNGFYYKEQSMRQDGVHWTRWKAVSLRKAKMMVKPKENSSKIRFSF; encoded by the exons ATGGTGAAGATGAAGAATTTCTTACTTATTCTAATTTTTAGTCAAGTTGTCAAAACACAACTGCACTATAATTCTCCAACTTCCATAAAAACATTGATGAGTGACATTgtagaaatgaaaaaatctatttccgAGTTGG gAGAAAAAACAACGAGGTGTGATGAAATTGGTTCATATCAACCTTTTTTTCATACATTACTAAGTACTCTTCAGCTATCGATTAATAAGCTATCATTTCTTgatgaaaaaataaacattaataccAA gattgaaattaaaataaatgagttagaagaaaaattagaacgctcgtttaaacaaatcaataataaattagagGAAAACAAGCAAAATgaagatttagaaaaaattttaaataaattaaataatgttgaaaacgttgaaaatgttttaaatgaaaatattaaatttcaaaatgtaaaaattcaaaaattatttgatggctacaataaattaaaagtagcAGAGACTCTTCCTCTTCTTCTAAAGGTTAAATTGAACGATTTAAACGCAATACTGAATCAAACTCCGTCAAAACTTGATGACatatcaacaaaaattaatatactaGAAAACTCTGTTAAACAAATCAATAATAAGTTAGAGGAAAATGAAGTTTTCgagaaagttttaaataaaataaataaggtGGAAAATAACAcagaaaatgtaataaataccTTAGAAAAGAACGACATTGAAAACGTTTTAcgagaaaatttaaaatttcaaaacgtgagtatagaaaaattaattgaaaaatgtagaAAAACGGAAGAcacacaatttattttatccgAATGCTTTAATTACACatctttaaattcttttaaaagacTTTCTCTTACGTCTGAGTTTTATGCAAGTTTCCACAACGCTGCAAAATTATGCGAAAACGGTTGGTTGGTAATTCAAAGACGGGGGAGTTTCGAGCAACAAGAACGTTTTAATAGATCCTGGAACGACTACAAATATGGTTTTGgcgatttaaataaagaattcTGGCTTGGCAATGATTTCTTATACCTGTTGTCGCATCAAAATCACTTAAAACTGCGAGTAGAATTAGAAACTTTCAATGAGAAAAGAAGTTGGGCCGAATatgattcatttaaaattggCAATGAAGATGAAAATTATCAACTGAAAATTGGAGATTACAGTGGAACTGCTGGTGATTACCTTTCCcgtcataataacaaaaatttcagcACATTCGATAAGAATAATGATGTTAGTTGTACCcgatacattaaaaaaacaggGTGGTGGTTCTGCGAATGTAatgataacaatttaaatggattttattataaagagCAATCAATGCGTCAAGATGGAGTGCATTGGACAAGATGGAAGGCTGTTTCTTTGAGGAAAGCTAAAATGATGGTAAaaccaaaagaaaattcatcaaaaattagattttcttTCTAA